The following DNA comes from Cryobacterium psychrophilum.
AGTCAAGGCGAATTCGCCGGGCATGAGCTCGGTCTCCAGCACGGTGGGCTCGGCGTTCTCGTTGGTGCGCGCGAGCGACACGGTCCAGTGCCAGCCCGGGTATCCGCTCAGTGTGCAGTCGAAGAGCAGCGAGACGACGCGTTCCCCCTCGACCTCATGCCCGAGCATTTCGCCGATCGACTCTGCTGGTGTGATCTCCTGCAGCGCGGTACGCGCCAGGTCGACGGCGGCGAGAAGAACCTCATCGGCAACGATCGCCCGAGTGGTGGGGGTTTCGGGCTCGGCGAGCTCACTCATCGGGGGCAGGGTGGCGTCGTCGTCAGGCATCCAGTTCTTCTGCAACTTTCCGCAGCATCGCTGCAATCTTGTGGCTGTGCGAGCTTTCCGGGTAGCGACCGCGACGCAGGTTCGCGCCGATCCCGTCAAGCAACTTCACGAGGTCTTCGACAATGATGGCCATGTCGTCGGCCGATTTGCGATTGATTTTGGAAAGGCTCGGGGACGCCTCGATCACGCGAACGGAGAGGGCCTGGGCGCCGCGCTTGCCATCGGCGATGCCGAATTCCAGTTTCGTACCGGCTTTCACCGTCACGCCGGAGGGCAGCGCAGAAGCGTGCAGAAAGACCTCGTGGCCATCGTCAGATGCAATGAAGCCAAAACCCTTTTCCTCGTCGTAGAACTTGACCTTGCCGGTGGGCATCTGGACCTCGCTGGAGTTAGGGGTGTGTGGGCCGCGCGAAACCGCGCTACGTGCGGGTCCAGCATATTGCGTTCCAGCTGGTCGCGCCCCGTATCCTTGCAGTGTGACCAATCATAATTCAGCCTCCACCGGCCGGCTCGAACGCATCTTGGCGTACATGGTCGCGGGGGTGGTGGGACTCTCGATCTTGTCGTTCATCGCCGTCATCGCCGGCACGGCCGCCGGTGCCGGCGCCAACGACGGCTTCAGCACGGGTCTGTGGCCGTTCATCTTCGTACTCCCGCTGTATGGTCTGCCACTCGCCTTCCTGTTGACCATCAGTCTCATCGTGTTCGTCGGCATTCGTCGCCGCCGCGAGTCCAGGGCGAACGAGTAACCGGATGCTGTCACTCGCCACCCGCCTGCGCGCCCTTGACGACGCCACCCTTCGACGTGCCCTTGAGGTGCGCCTGGTCGCTCCAGCGGGCATCCGGGATTTTTTTGATCTTGCCGACGCCCTGCTTGAGCCCGGCGCGGTGCAGAAAACCCTGGCTCATCTGGACAGAGCCACCCTTGCCGTTCTCGCCGGCACCGGTGAGCTCGTTCGAAACGGTGCCGCCGAGGCCGCCCGGCTGAGCGCCATCGACCCGGCCGCCGCCACGACGGGCGCCGTTCCTGCACCAACGCTCACCGAGGTCGCCGCGCACCTCAGCGAACTGAGCGGCGCCGTTGTCCCCGACGAGCATGTGGCCGCCCGGGCGACCGAGCTCGATTCGCTGCTTCTGTGCCGCGTCGTCGATGGCAGGATCACCCCCTACGACGCCGTGTCGGCCCAGCTCTTCGTCTGGCCGGCCCAGGGCCTTCCAAGCGCGAGCGACCTGGTCACCGTGGCGGCCCCCGCCGCCCTCGCCCCGACCGCGGGACTCGACATCGCCTTCACCAACCAGCTTGCCGCCGAGCGAGCCTTCGCCTGTGTGTCATCCCTCGCCGAGCTGGTCAGCGAACTGGCTCGGGATCCGGCCCGCGAGCTCAGCCGCGGGGGCCTCGGCCTGCCCGATACCAAGCGTCTCGCCCTCGTGATGAGCGTCGAGATTGAGAATGTCGCCATTCTCGTGACCATCGCGGCCCGCGCCGACCTGATCGCTCACTCTGAGGGCTACTGGATGGAGACCGAGGTCGGGGAGGCGTGGCTGCTCAACACCACCCCCGAGCGTTGGGCCGTCCTCGCGCAGGCGTGGCTCACGACCGTGCCGGCCTCGGTGCGCGACATCCTTCCTCGGGAACCCGGGGTCGTCTGGGGCGCAGGGCTGCACGGCTTCATCGACTGGCTGTATCCGGCCGGTGGCGAGTGGATGGCGGCCCAGGTTGCCGAGTTCGCCCGCGATGCCGAAATCCTGGGCCTCACGGTACAGGAGACGACGAGCCTGGCCGGCGCGCAGGTGCTCAGCGGCGACCTCGAGTTGGCCCGCGCCACGATGACCGAGTCCCTGCCCGCCGAGGTGGGCGCCGTGTACCTGCAGCACGATCTCTCGATCGTGGCGCCCGGACCGCTGGCCCCCTCCATCGATGGGCGGCTCCGGTGCCTCGCCGATGTGGAAGGGCGGGAACTGGCCTCGAGCTATCGCATCACCGCAGCATCCGTTAACCGTGCCCTCGCCGCTGGCGAGAACGCAGAGACCCTGCTCACGTTCCTCGGCGCGATTTCTCTCACCGGAATTCCGCAGCCGGTGCAATACCTCATCGAGGAATCGGCCTCACGGTATGGTCGGGTTCGGGTGGGCAGCCTGCCGCCCGGCTCCGCCCCCATACACAGTTACGTGCGGTCCGACGACGCCGCGCTTCTGGGCACCATCGCGGTCGACCAGACGCTGTCCGCGCTGGGGCTCGAACGCGACGGTGACCGGCTGACCACCCGGTTTGCGGCCGACCTGGTCTTCTGGGCGCTCAGCGACGCCCGTTACCCTGTGGCGGCCGAGAACTCCGAAAATGAGATCGTTCACCTGCGGCGTCACCAGGTGGCGCGCGTTATCCCGCCGACCCCGGTCGACCCGGCCCAGACCCTCGTCGACAAGTTACGGGCGAGCGACGGTGGCGAAGTGATGGCAGCGGATGCCTGGTTCGCACGCCAGCTGGACACCGCCATCCGTTCAAAGGCAACGGTGACGGTGAGCATCAGCATGCCGGGCGGCGCCATCGTGGACTACCTGCTGGAGCCGGCGAGCGTCGGCGGTGGGCGCTTTCGGGCGCGGGACCGCCGCGCCGACATTGAGCGCACGCTGCCCATTTCGAGCATTATCAGCATCACCCCGGCCCCGTAGCTGTACGGGTTGTTAACCCAACGGGCGTAGGCTTGCTGGCTATGTCTGATGGCCCACTGATCGTCCAAAGTGACCGCACGGTTTTGCTCGAGGTCGCGCACCCTCTCGCCGAGGATGCGCGGCACGATCTTGCCGTATTCGCCGAACTCGAACGCGCACCGGAACACATCCACACGTACCGCATTACACGGCTGGGTCTGTGGAACGCCCGAGCCGCGGGACACGATGCCCCTGACATGCTCGCCACGCTTGAGAAGTACTCCAAATTCGCCATACCTCAAACGGTGGCCGTGGACATCACCGAAACCGTTGGTCGCTACGGTCGCCTTGTGATCGAACGTGACGCCGAGGGCAGCCTCGTGCTGCAGAGCAATGACCAGGCCGTGCTCACCGAAATTGCCGGTGCCAAACGCATCGCACCGCTGCTGATCGGCCGCCCGTCCACCGACACGTACCTGGTGGAGCCCTGGGCGCGTGGTCAGCTCAAACAGGAGCTCGTGAAGCTCGGCTGGCCCGCCGAGGACCTCGCCGGATATACGCCAGGCACCCCGCACGATATTGCCCTGCGCGAAGACGGCTGGGCGCTGCGCGACTACCAGAACAAGGCCGTGTCGAGCTTCTTCGACGGTGGCTCCGGCGTGGTCGTGCTGCCCTGCGGTGCCGGTAAAACCCTCGTGGGTGCCGGGGCGATGGCCACCGCTAAGACCAACACGCTCATTCTCGTCACCAACACGGTCTCCGCGCGCCAGTGGCGCGATGAGCTGCTCAAACGCACGACGCTGACAGCGGATGAGATCGGCGAGTACTCGGGGCAGGTGAAAGAGGTCAAGCCGGTCACCATCGCCACGTACCAGATTCTTACAGCCAAGAGAAAGGGCGAGTACGCGCACCTTGAGCTGCTGGATGCCATGGACTGGGGCCTCGTGATCTACGACGAGGTTCACCTCCTGCCGGCGCCGGTGTTCAAACTCACCGCCGAGCTGCAGGCCCGCCGTCGACTCGGACTCACAGCCACCCTCGTGCGCGAAGACGGCAGGGAGGGCGACGTATTCTCGCTCATCGGACCCAAACGCTTCGACGCACCATGGAAGGAGATCGAGGCTCAGGGCTTCATCTCCCCCGCCTCCTGCTACGAGGTGCGCATTGACCTGCCACAGTCTGAGCGTCTCACCTACGCCGCCGCGGCCGATGATGAACGTTACCGCCTCGCCGCCACGGCACCCGCCAAACTCGGCGTCGTGCAGGCGCTCATCGCGAAGCATGACGGGGAACGCATCCTCGTGATCGGGCAGTACCTCGACCAGATCGAAGAACTCGCCGCGGTCCTGAACGCGCCGCAGCTCACCGGGGCGACCCCGATCGACGAACGCGAACGGCTGTACCAGGCCTTCCGAGTGGGCGAGGTGAAGGTGCTCGTCGTGTCGAAGGTCGCGAACTTCTCCGTTGACCTGCCCGAGGCAACCGTCGCCATCCAAGTGTCGGGTTCCTATGGTTCGCGCCAGGAAGAAGCCCAGCGCCTCGGGCGACTGTTGCGTCCCAAGGAGTCGGGTCTCTCGGCAAACTTCTACACGCTCGTCGCCCGCGACACCGTGGACCAGGACTTCGCGCAGAACCGCCAGCGGTTCCTCGCCGAGCAGGGCTACAGCTACACCATCCTCGACTCGCAGAGCCTCAAGGCCGCCGTCTAACGCCCGGCGGGCGGGCCGCGCACGGCAAGTGGCGTCGATGACACCTGGGCTCAGGACGGCGTAACCGGCGCCGACCAACGCCAGCCGAGGCTTACTGCGCGGCTGGCTCCGCACGGTGCCGACGCACGTAGCGCAGAAAGACCATGTCCCCGGCGGTGAACACATGCCACAGGATCATGGGCTGGGTGGCCTGGGCGTGGCCGCGCGAAATGCGGTCGGCGGAGCCGCCCTCGAGCACAGGACTCACGCTCAGGCACACTTCGTCCACGCAGTCGGCCTCAAGGAGCGCACCGAACAGGCTCGGCCCGCCCTCACACAAAATCTGCGGGTAACCGCGCACCGCGAGGGCGAGAACCATGGCCACAGGGTCCACGGCGTCCTCGCCGCACACGAGCACATCGGCGACCCGGCTGAGCGCCTTCCGCGCGCCAACGGGCGCCTTGGCGTGTGTCACGACGAGGGGCCGCACGACCGCCTCGGTGAACACCGGATGCCCCGGGTCCAGGTCGAGCCGTCCCGACACGATCGCGATGGGCGGTTGCGGCGGGATTCCATGCTCGACTCGCCAGGCGGCATCCGCTGGCGAGAGGCGCACCCCACCGTATCCCTCGGCTCGCACGGTTCCGGCGCCGACCAGAATCACGTCGGTGAGCATGCGCAGGGTATCGAAGACGAGCTTGTCGTCGGCGTTGTTGAGTGCGCCGCTCAGCCCATCATGTGTGGACGCGCCGTCAATGCTCGCAATGAAGTTGACGCGTACGAGTGGCACTGTCCGATCCGCGACCCGGTGACGCTGGATGAGTTCCGGGCGGGAGAGCATCACTGGTTGTGCCGCAGGTAGGCGGGCCGACGCATGCCGAGAATGGCTTCCGTCATGCGCACGGCATCGACGGTGGCAGCAACGTTATGCATGCGCACGATGCGCGCGCCCTGCAGGATGCACGCGACCATCGCGGCGACGGAACCCTCCACGCGTTCTCCGCGCTCTCGGTCGAGGGTCTCCCCGATAAAGTCCTTGTTGGACACGGCCACGAGCGTGGGCAGCCCGAGCGAGGTGATCTCGTGCAGGCGTCGGGTGAGCTCGAGCGAGTGCAGGGTGTTCTTGTTGAGGTCGTGGCCCGGGTCGACCACGAGCCGCTCGAGCGGCACGCCGTTGTCGACCGCCCGCTCCACCCTGGCCCGCAAGAAGTCGACGACATCGCGCACAACATCGCCATAGGTGGGCGAGGGGCAGGGCATCCGCGGAGCGGCCAGGCTGTGTGTGATCACGAGCGTCGCGTCGCTTTCTGCCACCACTCGGGCCATGTCCGGGTCATGAAGACCCGTCGTATCGTTGATCACGTGGGCACCGGCCCCGAGCGCCGCGAGCGCGACCGTCGGGTGGAAGGTGTCCACGGAAATCACGGCCCCGGAGCCGTGCAGCGCCTCAACGACCGGAACCACCCGGTTGATCTCCTCCCCAATGGGCACCGGCGGGCCCGGAGCGAACTTGGCCCCGCCGATATCAACCCAGTCGGCGCCGTCGTCGATGGCCCGCCGAGCGGCGGCAACGGATGCGTCGAGAGCAAATGTGGCCCCGCGGTCGTAGAACGAATCGGGCGTGCGATTGATGATGGCCATGACCGCCACCTCACGCGAGAAGTCGAACAAACGCCCGTTCATGCGGCGTTCGGGCTCGTCGATCGTCGGCAGACGCAGTCCCGTCTCGGTCACATCGGCGCTCATGGGCTGGCCTCCAGTGTCAATCGTGCCGTTCATTTCGTGGCCCCGTTCTCCACGGTCAGGGCGACAAGATCGTACCCTGCAATGTTCTCATTCACGAGGTTTCCCGGAGAAAACGTTGATGCAGAGCGAATGAGATCCGGTGCGAGTTCCCTCCCTCCCCACATGCGCCAAACCTCTCACGCACCGCCTACTATCAGGAATAGTTCAGCTAACGCGCAGAGAATGGGGTCATGACTGATGGCCCTCGCATTCTTATTGTTGATGACGAACCGAATATCCGCGACCTGCTCACGACCAGCCTGCGCTTCGCCGGCTTCGCCGTGCGGGCCGTCGGCAACGGCGCCCAGGCGATTTCTGCCGTACTTGAGGAAGAACCCGACCTCATCATCCTCGACGTGATGTTGCCCGATATGAACGGCTTCGGGGTGACGAAGCGTCTGCGCAGCGCCGGCTACACGGCCCCGATCCTCTTCCTCACCGCGAAGGACGACACGGAGGACAAGATCACCGGTCTCACCGTCGGCGGTGACGACTACGTGACCAAGCCCTTCAGCCTCGACGAGATCGTGGCGCGCATCAAGGCGATTCTGCGCCGCACGATGCAGGCCGACGAAGACGCCGTCATCCGCGCCGGAGAACTCACCATGGACCAGGACACGCACGAGGTTCTCGTGGGCACCGAAGCGATTGAGCTGAGCCCCACCGAGTTCAAGCTTCTGCGTTACCTCATGCTCAACCCCAACCGGGTGCTGTCGAAGGCGCAGATCCTCGACCACGTGTGGGAATACGATTTCAACGGCGATGCCGGAATCGTGGAGTCGTACATCTCCTATCTGCGACGCAAAGTAGACGTGCACTCGAGCGAGCCGCTCATTCAAACCAAACGTGGGTTCGGGTACATGCTCAAGGCGGCCAAGGCGTAGTCCCAGACTCGGTTCTCTAGACTGGAACCCTCATGCATCAGTCACTGGCCGAACGATGGAGCCGCACATCGTTGCGGTCCAAGATCACTGGCGTGACCGTGCTCATGCTCACGCTCGGCCTGCTTGTTTCGGGCGTCGGCACGATGGCGATGCTCAGGCAATACGTTGTCGACCAGGTCGACACCCAGTTGCGCGCCGAGATTCAGACCACGCTCACGTCGTCTTCGTCGTCCGCGCTCTCCCAGGGCGGCGCGGAGCTCGTGCCCTCCAACTATTACGCCGCCCTGTATGACGCCGATGGCCAGCTGATGACGCGCACGTGGCGCGATCACGATCACGCCGAGTTGCCCGTCGTGGGGATGCCGCTCAACCTTGCGCAGACCGCGCAGCTCGACGGGCGCACGCAGACCCTCTACAACGCCTCACACGACACTGCCTTTCTGGCCGTCGCCGTTCCCGTGGTGATCTCGCCGAACGGAACATACGGAACACTGCTCATGGCCGCGTCCCTGCGACCCACCGAGAACACCATGGCCACCTACCTCACCATCTTTCTGGGCTTCGGCGCAGGAGTCGTGCTCATCGGAGCAATGCTCACTCGCCTGCTCGTCACGACCACCTTCGCCCCCCTGCGCCAGGTTGAACGTACCGCCGCGGACATCGCCAACGGCGACTTCAGCCAGCGGCTCAGCGGCGCCACGCCCAACACCGAGGTGGGTCGGCTCAGCCGTTCCCTCAACACCATGCTGAACCGCATCGACAGGGCCTTCAAAGACCGTGCCCGCACAATCGATCAGATGCGTCGTTTCGTCGGCGATGCCAGCCATGAGCTGCGCACTCCGCTCGTCTCCGTACGCGGCTATGCGGAGCTCTACCGCATGGGCGCCCTTCAGACGCCCGACGACGTGGCCCAGGCCATGCAGCGCATTGAGAAGGAAGCGATCCGCATGGGCGGGCTCGTCGAAGACCTGCTGGAACTGGCGCGTCTGGACGAGACCAAGCCGCTCGCCCTCGCTCCGGTAGACCTTGTACCGCTCGCCCGCGACGCGGCCCTCGATGCCATGGCCTCGTCTCCGGCTCGCCGGGTGACCGTTCTGACACCCGTACCGATGGCGTCCGCGCCCACGGCATCCGCTGACGGCACGCTGGCTGACAGTGCCGCGGTCGAATCTGTCGACCCCGACGCCGCTCAAGCGACGGGGTCGCTCTCGTTCGCCGCCACGCTCGCACGGCTGCGCCCCCGCAAGCCTCGCCGAACGGATGCCCCCGCGCCGCTCATCGAGGACGCCGTCGATACCGTTGACGTTGAGACTCCCGCGATCGTCATGGCGGAGGAGAACAAGATCCGCCAGGTGATCACGAACCTGATGGGCAACGCGGCGCGCTTCACCGCAGCCGACAGCCCGATCGAACTCGAGGTGTCCGTCGACCCGGTGAACCAGCGTGCATCGATTGCGGTCATCGACCACGGCGAGGGAATCCCGCCTCAGGTTCGTGAGAAGATCTTCCAGCGCTTCTGGCGCGCCGACTCGTCGCGTACCAGGGAGACCGGCGGCAGCGGACTCGGCCTTGCCATCGTGGCGGCAATCGTGTCCTCGCACAACGGCACTGTCGACGTCGTCGAGACCTCGGGCGGCGGCGCCACCTTCCGTGTCTCCCTGCCCCTCGCCGGCAGCCCGAGCGCCCCCCAGCGCCCAGAAACCGTCGTCCCTAACGGCCGCCACTGGCCTGCGCCCGACCCTCCACCGCACACGGTGGTGGAGGAGTCCGCACAGATTGACCAGCCGGATGCGCGACGCGGAGCGCCGGCTCCTACAGTCGAGGGAAACACCTCAACGGAAGGGCTCCTCATGACCAGCTACCAGGTAGACAGCGAGGTACTCGTCGCTGCAGCGAACGCAACACGCGGCACGATCGGTCGCATCGAGGCCGACGTCATCGGGCTGCACGGCCAGCTCGTAGGAGTCGAAGCAGCCTGGTCCGGGCAGGCGTCTGCGGCGTTCCAGGGCGCGGTCGCCAATTGGAAGTCCGTACAGCAACAAGTCGAAGAGTGCCTCGCGGGGCTCAACCAGGCGCTCGGACTGGCCGGCCAACAGTACGCCGAGATCGAGCAGGCCAACACCCGGCTCTTCGCGCGCTGACCGCGCCACGATTATGCGGGCGCGAGATCGAGATCGAGCGCATTCACCTCGATGTAGTCGAGCGCGAGGCGAACGGCACCCACGGCCACGATCGTGTCCCCCAACGTCGAGACAGCCACCCGCGGCGGTGTGGCCGTCCAACGGGGCAGCTCCCGCTCGATGGTGGCAACGAGCGTGCCAGCGGATGCCGCGACCGCGCCCCCGATAACAACGAGCGTCGGATTCAACATGGTCCCGAGCATCGCGACCACCCGGGCCATGCGGAGGGCGATGCGTTCCAGGATCGCGGACGCGACGGCGTCTCCCCCGGCTGCCGCCTGGAACACCATTTCGGCCGTCACCGTACCGCCCGGGCCACCCCGCGCGGTCAGCGCGGTGGAGGGAGACCCATCGGCCAACGCCGCGGTACCCCAGATTCGGGCCAGGCGGGCGATGCCGTCGGCTGTTCCCACGCCGGCAATGAGTTCGAGGCTCCCCGCCTCGCCCGCACCACCCGCGCTCCCATGCAGGAGCCGCCCGTTCTCCACCAGGCCCGTCCCGATGCGCTCACCGGCGAGCATCACGGCCAGGTCATCCACCCCGGCGCCCACGCCGCACCATCGCTCCGCGAGGGCTGCGAGGTTCGCGTCATTGTCGATCCGCACGGTCCACCCGTACCGCTGCCACAGCTCGGCCTGCAACCCCATATCGAAGGCCTCCCAGAACCCCTGACCGTGCGAGATGGTCCCGTCGCGACTCACAGCCGCGGCCACCCCCACCCCCACGGCAAGGATCATCGACGGTGTGAGTCCAGCCGATTCGAGGGCCTCGGACAGGGCCCGGTCAATCGTGGCCACGCGTTCCGCCGTCGACGCCTCGAAGGCGCCGAATGTCTCCATTGCCTTGCCGAGGGGACGTCCCATGAGATCAGCCACGAGAACCGTCGTCTTCGCTGCGCCCACATCGATGCCCACGACGGCACCGGCGGCGTGGTTGAACTGGAACCGCCGGGCCGGGCGGCCCCTGATGTTGTCCGAACTGAAGCGGTGGCTCTCGATTTCCTGAACCCAGCCCAAACGGATCAAGTCGTCGCAGACGGCGATCACGGTCGCACGGGTCAATCCGGTGTGCCCCATCAGGTCGGATCCGGTCACCACACCCGTTCCGCGCATGTGTCGGAGGATCGCGGTCATATTCGTGCGCCGGAGCAGCTGGGGACCGGTGGCCGTCAGTTCCATGGTGTCCTTCTTGACGCGGGAAGTCTGTGGTCCGCATAATGACATTGCACTATAAATTTAGACCCTATCTCAAAGCCGAGCACGACGCACCGCACAAGGGACTTCGCAATGACCACCACCGAGCGCGCGCTCGTCACCCGTCCACGAGACACCGACCGCATGTCCGATCCGAATTGGTGGAGGCAGGCCACGGTTTACCAGATTTACCCGCGCAGCTTCGCCGACGCCAACGGTGACGGTATTGGCGATGTACAGGGCATCACCGCCAAGGTTCCGTACATCGCGAGCCTCGGCGTCGACGCGGTATGGCTCAGCCCCTTCTACCCCTCCGCACTGGCCGATGGCGGATACGACGTAGACGATTACCGCGACGTGGACCCGAAGCTCGGCACCCTTGCCGACTTCGACGAGATGACGGCTGCCCTACACGCGAACGGCATCAAACTCATCGTCGACATCGTGCCCAATCATTCCTCCAACCTGCACGTGTGGTTCCAGGAAGCGCTCGCATCCCCCCGGGGGTCTGCGGCACGCGCCCGGTACATATTCCGCGACGGCCGCGGCCCCAATGGCGACCTGCCGCCTTCGGACTGGACCGCGATGTTCGGCGGAAGCGCCTGGGACCGAGTCGAAGAACCCGACGACACGCCCGGCCAGTGGTACCTGCACCTCTTCACCCCCGAGCAGCCCGACTGGAACTGGGACAACCGCGAGGTGCGCGACGACTTCCTGAAGACCCTGCGCTTCTGGTCCGACCGCGGCGTCGACGGCTTCCGAGTAGATGTGGCGCACGCTCTCGCCAAGAACCTCATCGAACCGCTGCCATCAAGCATCGACCTCACCCGGGAGGGCGAACAGATTGACGGCTCGCATCCGTTCTGGGACCGCGACGAGGTGCACGACATCTACACCGAATGGCGCGCCGTGTTCAACGAGTACACCCCTCCGCGTACCGCGGTCGCCGAGGCGTGGGTGCACCCCACCCGGCGCGCGCGCTACGCGAGCACTGACGGACTCGGTCAGGCCTTCAACTTCGACCTGCTGCTGGCCAACTTCGACGCCGCCCAATTCCAGAACATCATCACGCTCAACCTTGCGGAGGCTGCGGCGTCCGGCGCCTCATCCACCTGGGTGTTGTCCAATCACGACGTCGTGCGCCATGCCACCCGCTACGGCCTGCCGATCGGCGAGGGCCGCCAGGATGGCAAGGCCTGGGTACTCGCGGGGGGCGAGACGCCGGCGCTCGACCGCGACCTGGGGACGCGCCGCGCCCGCGCGGCAACGCAGCTCATGCTCGCGCTTCCCGGATCCGCCTACCTCTACCAGGGCGAGGAGCTGGGCCTGCACGAGGTCGTCGAGATCCCCGACGCCGACCGCCAGGACCCGGCGTTCTTCCGCAACACGGGCGTCGAGAAGGGGAGAGACGGATGCCGCGTGCCGCTCCCTTGGGCCGCCACCGGCGCCTCCTTCGGTTTCGGCGCGGCGGGAGCACACCTGCCACAGCCCGCGTGGTTCGCCGGTTTCAGCGTTGAGGTGCAGGAGCAGGAACCGGAGTCGACGCTGCTCTTCTACCGCCGGG
Coding sequences within:
- a CDS encoding glycoside hydrolase family 13 protein codes for the protein MTTTERALVTRPRDTDRMSDPNWWRQATVYQIYPRSFADANGDGIGDVQGITAKVPYIASLGVDAVWLSPFYPSALADGGYDVDDYRDVDPKLGTLADFDEMTAALHANGIKLIVDIVPNHSSNLHVWFQEALASPRGSAARARYIFRDGRGPNGDLPPSDWTAMFGGSAWDRVEEPDDTPGQWYLHLFTPEQPDWNWDNREVRDDFLKTLRFWSDRGVDGFRVDVAHALAKNLIEPLPSSIDLTREGEQIDGSHPFWDRDEVHDIYTEWRAVFNEYTPPRTAVAEAWVHPTRRARYASTDGLGQAFNFDLLLANFDAAQFQNIITLNLAEAAASGASSTWVLSNHDVVRHATRYGLPIGEGRQDGKAWVLAGGETPALDRDLGTRRARAATQLMLALPGSAYLYQGEELGLHEVVEIPDADRQDPAFFRNTGVEKGRDGCRVPLPWAATGASFGFGAAGAHLPQPAWFAGFSVEVQEQEPESTLLFYRRALALRHELQCAEELEWIPTGNPGVRHFRRPGGWHTITNFGGAPVALPPGEVVLTSAPLQASLLPENATAWVLAP
- a CDS encoding ROK family protein, with translation MELTATGPQLLRRTNMTAILRHMRGTGVVTGSDLMGHTGLTRATVIAVCDDLIRLGWVQEIESHRFSSDNIRGRPARRFQFNHAAGAVVGIDVGAAKTTVLVADLMGRPLGKAMETFGAFEASTAERVATIDRALSEALESAGLTPSMILAVGVGVAAAVSRDGTISHGQGFWEAFDMGLQAELWQRYGWTVRIDNDANLAALAERWCGVGAGVDDLAVMLAGERIGTGLVENGRLLHGSAGGAGEAGSLELIAGVGTADGIARLARIWGTAALADGSPSTALTARGGPGGTVTAEMVFQAAAGGDAVASAILERIALRMARVVAMLGTMLNPTLVVIGGAVAASAGTLVATIERELPRWTATPPRVAVSTLGDTIVAVGAVRLALDYIEVNALDLDLAPA